A single region of the Microbispora sp. ZYX-F-249 genome encodes:
- a CDS encoding SUMF1/EgtB/PvdO family nonheme iron enzyme: MPALSGCWTWRGNADEWTSTLYAPYPGAPIEVPSKEHWAFDPHVTRGRAFRHDRDLARCARRHGAYEQDLTAIGMGFRPAASIK, from the coding sequence GTGCCAGCCCTTTCGGGGTGCTGGACATGGCGGGGCAACGCCGATGAGTGGACTTCCACCCTCTATGCCCCTTACCCGGGCGCCCCCATCGAGGTGCCGAGCAAGGAGCACTGGGCCTTCGACCCGCATGTCACCCGGGGCCGCGCATTCCGCCACGACCGGGACCTGGCCCGGTGCGCCCGCCGGCACGGCGCCTACGAGCAGGACCTCACGGCGATTGGCATGGGCTTTCGTCCGGCGGCATCAATCAAGTGA
- a CDS encoding DUF4232 domain-containing protein, which yields MGVRIAKVRSVPADEAPAPAGPCPPSGIRISLGNADAALGLRVVGLRLENCSTRDYRLDGYPQLQLLDEDRKPVTSVEVLHGGGSIVTGFDDPPRPVTLQPGQSASAGLMWRNTVTAGTPVNLPYVRVTAKAGAPPVMVTPELDLGTTGELGVSPWKKDEVP from the coding sequence GTGGGCGTTCGAATCGCCAAGGTCAGGAGCGTCCCGGCGGACGAGGCGCCGGCCCCGGCAGGTCCCTGCCCGCCCTCCGGCATTCGCATCTCATTAGGCAACGCTGACGCCGCCCTGGGGCTCCGCGTCGTGGGACTCCGCCTGGAGAACTGCTCGACCCGCGACTACCGCCTCGACGGCTACCCGCAGCTCCAGCTCCTCGACGAGGACAGAAAGCCCGTCACCAGCGTCGAGGTCCTGCACGGCGGCGGCTCCATCGTCACCGGCTTCGACGACCCGCCACGGCCGGTGACCCTGCAGCCGGGCCAGAGCGCGTCCGCCGGCCTGATGTGGCGCAACACCGTCACTGCCGGCACGCCCGTGAACCTGCCGTACGTCAGGGTCACCGCCAAGGCCGGTGCTCCTCCCGTGATGGTGACGCCGGAGCTCGACCTCGGCACAACAGGGGAGCTCGGCGTCAGCCCGTGGAAGAAGGACGAGGTTCCGTAG